In Streptomyces chartreusis NRRL 3882, the following are encoded in one genomic region:
- a CDS encoding ABC transporter ATP-binding protein, giving the protein MQIQDLPYPDPGVPDARSGPRFLWWLFRNQLDGQLKSLAWGLLHFASVAALPFCVGVAVQAVVDRSGGQLALAGGLLVLACVGNAVGDTFLHRTAVTNWITAAARVQQLLARKAAQLGSALTRRVAAGEVVAVSTGDVEKIGWFVEAWSRFTAALVTIVLVCAALLVYQPALGVVVAVGLPVLALAVLPLLPRATRRADVQREKAGRATELASDTVAGLRVLRGIGGEELFLDRYRRASQEVRHAAVRSARMWSLISAIQVLLPGLLLIAVVWYGVHLARQGRITVGELVTVYSSVMVLTYPLRHFEEIAMAYSFSRPSAKRAAGVLSLERATDTAGSLGAGLPSGDLYDPDTGLLADAGLFTAVVCGDPDAAGRLAERLGGHPPQEGTSVLLGGVPLDELPLDCARTAVLVQDKDPVLLSGSLRELLDVPASGAVEPRAALAAAQCDDVLAALVQGSVDAADPMDARITERGRSLSGGQRQRLALARSLITDPEVLVLDEPTSAVDSHTEARIAQGVRELRAGRTTVVFTSSPLLLDRADRVVFLHDGEVAATGTHRELLHTEPGYRAVVTRETDDEAALSGSVALKDVLQELEEIEEKA; this is encoded by the coding sequence ATGCAGATTCAAGACCTTCCGTACCCCGACCCGGGCGTGCCGGACGCGCGTTCGGGTCCCCGATTCCTGTGGTGGCTCTTCCGCAATCAGCTGGACGGGCAGCTCAAGTCGCTGGCCTGGGGGCTGCTGCACTTCGCCTCCGTCGCCGCGCTGCCGTTCTGCGTCGGTGTCGCCGTCCAGGCCGTCGTCGACCGCTCCGGCGGGCAACTCGCCCTGGCGGGCGGCCTGCTGGTGCTGGCCTGCGTCGGCAACGCCGTCGGCGACACCTTCCTGCACCGCACCGCCGTCACCAACTGGATCACGGCCGCCGCCCGCGTCCAGCAACTGCTCGCCCGCAAGGCCGCCCAGTTGGGCTCGGCGCTGACCCGGCGCGTCGCGGCCGGTGAGGTCGTGGCCGTCTCCACGGGTGACGTCGAGAAGATCGGCTGGTTCGTGGAGGCCTGGTCGCGGTTCACCGCGGCTCTGGTCACCATCGTGCTGGTCTGCGCCGCACTGCTCGTCTACCAGCCCGCGCTCGGCGTGGTCGTCGCCGTGGGCCTGCCCGTGCTGGCCCTCGCCGTGCTGCCGCTGCTGCCCCGCGCCACCCGGCGTGCCGACGTGCAGCGCGAGAAGGCCGGACGCGCCACCGAACTTGCCTCGGACACCGTCGCCGGTCTGCGCGTGCTGCGCGGCATCGGCGGTGAGGAACTCTTCCTCGATCGCTACCGCCGCGCCTCCCAGGAGGTCCGGCACGCGGCGGTGCGCAGCGCCCGGATGTGGTCCCTGATCTCCGCGATCCAGGTCCTGCTGCCGGGGCTGCTGCTCATCGCCGTCGTCTGGTACGGCGTGCACCTGGCGCGCCAGGGCCGGATCACCGTCGGTGAACTGGTCACCGTCTACAGCTCGGTGATGGTCCTCACCTATCCGCTGCGGCACTTCGAGGAGATCGCCATGGCGTACTCCTTCTCCCGGCCGTCCGCCAAACGGGCCGCGGGCGTGCTGTCGCTGGAGCGGGCCACGGACACCGCCGGGTCACTTGGGGCCGGCCTCCCGTCCGGAGACCTGTACGACCCGGACACCGGGCTGCTCGCCGACGCCGGCCTGTTCACCGCCGTGGTGTGCGGCGACCCGGACGCGGCCGGCCGGCTGGCGGAACGGCTGGGCGGGCATCCTCCGCAGGAGGGCACCTCGGTACTGCTGGGCGGTGTGCCGCTCGACGAACTCCCGCTGGACTGTGCCCGTACGGCCGTCCTCGTCCAGGACAAGGACCCCGTGCTGCTGTCCGGCTCGCTGCGCGAACTGCTCGACGTACCCGCGTCGGGCGCTGTCGAACCGCGGGCTGCACTGGCCGCCGCGCAGTGCGACGACGTGCTGGCGGCGCTGGTGCAGGGGTCGGTGGACGCCGCCGACCCGATGGACGCCCGGATCACCGAACGCGGCCGTTCCCTGTCCGGCGGCCAGCGCCAGCGGCTCGCGCTCGCCCGGTCGCTGATCACGGACCCGGAGGTGCTCGTCCTGGACGAGCCGACCTCGGCCGTCGACTCGCACACCGAGGCGCGGATCGCGCAGGGCGTGCGGGAGCTGCGCGCGGGGCGCACGACCGTGGTGTTCACCTCCTCGCCGCTGCTGCTGGACCGCGCCGACCGGGTCGTGTTCCTGCACGACGGCGAGGTCGCGGCGACCGGCACGCATCGCGAGCTGCTGCACACCGAACCCGGCTACCGGGCCGTCGTCACCCGCGAGACGGACGACGAGGCCGCGCTGAGCGGTTCCGTCGCCCTGAAGGACGTACTGCAGGAACTGGAAGAGATCGAGGAGAAGGCATGA
- a CDS encoding metal-dependent hydrolase, with product MMGPAHSLSGAAAWLGVGAAAAAAGHPMPWPVLLVGALICAGAALAPDLDHKAATISRSFGPLSRWLCEIVDKLSYAVYKATKKQGDPRRSGGHRTLTHTWLWAVLIGAGTSVVAITSDRWGVLAILFVHLVLAIEGLLWRAARGSSSDVLVWLLAAATAWILAGVLDKPGNGADWLFTAPGQEYLWLGLPVVLGAIVHDLGDALTVSGCPILWPIPVGRKRWYPVGPPKVMRFRAGSWVELRVLMPVFMLLGGVGCAAALNVI from the coding sequence ATGATGGGACCAGCACACTCACTGTCGGGCGCCGCCGCCTGGCTCGGCGTCGGTGCGGCGGCCGCCGCGGCCGGGCACCCGATGCCCTGGCCGGTCCTCCTCGTCGGCGCCCTGATCTGCGCCGGTGCCGCGCTCGCCCCGGACCTCGACCACAAGGCGGCCACCATCTCCCGGTCCTTCGGACCGCTGTCGCGCTGGCTGTGCGAGATCGTCGACAAGCTGTCGTACGCCGTCTACAAGGCCACCAAGAAGCAGGGCGACCCGCGTCGCTCCGGCGGGCACCGGACGCTCACACACACCTGGCTGTGGGCGGTCCTGATCGGTGCGGGCACCTCGGTCGTGGCGATCACCAGCGACCGCTGGGGAGTGCTGGCGATCCTCTTCGTGCACTTGGTGCTGGCCATCGAAGGTCTGCTGTGGCGGGCGGCGCGCGGCTCCAGCAGCGACGTCCTGGTGTGGCTGCTGGCCGCGGCCACCGCGTGGATCCTCGCGGGCGTCCTGGACAAGCCGGGCAACGGCGCGGACTGGCTGTTCACGGCGCCGGGCCAGGAGTACCTCTGGCTCGGGCTGCCGGTCGTGCTGGGTGCGATCGTGCACGACCTCGGGGACGCGCTCACCGTCTCGGGCTGCCCGATCCTGTGGCCCATACCGGTGGGGCGCAAGCGCTGGTACCCGGTCGGGCCGCCGAAGGTCATGCGGTTCCGGGCGGGCAGCTGGGTCGAGCTCAGGGTGCTGATGCCGGTGTTCATGCTGCTCGGCGGGGTGGGCTGCGCGGCGGCGCTCAACGTGATCTGA
- a CDS encoding PrpF domain-containing protein, with product MHTPATLVRGGTSKCWLFNQVHVPADRAELEKMLVAAYGAGDPVELDGVGGATPTTSKAAIVSASPEPGVDVDYLFAQVGIGTGAVEWTSNCGNCATGVALYAVAKGMVPITGDRTRVVMRNTNTGAVLEGLVDTTGGVVHHFGRQTVPGTRAGGVAVGLTFREPAGGTTGLLLPTGRAAEELRVGTAGPVRVSMVDAGAPVVLVDAGSAGRTGAETLERMQAEVPWLRTVRHAAAPLMGLFEPGLHPGAEPGDAVPKVGLVGPPVPYTTTLGERVASEDYDISVRMLTMNAPHPAVGLTSAVAVAAAGLLEDSVVSRAAGGPTDEWLRLGTPAGVVAVRCTDVADGLPRRVTVQRAARLLADARIYVPETGSPQAA from the coding sequence GTGCACACTCCCGCGACCCTGGTGCGTGGCGGCACCAGCAAGTGCTGGCTGTTCAACCAGGTACATGTCCCCGCCGACCGCGCCGAGTTGGAGAAGATGCTGGTCGCCGCGTATGGCGCCGGCGACCCCGTGGAACTGGACGGGGTGGGCGGGGCCACCCCCACCACCTCCAAGGCGGCGATCGTCAGCGCCTCGCCCGAGCCCGGGGTGGACGTCGACTACCTCTTCGCCCAGGTCGGCATCGGCACGGGCGCGGTGGAGTGGACGAGCAACTGCGGCAACTGCGCCACCGGCGTCGCGCTGTACGCGGTGGCGAAGGGCATGGTGCCGATCACCGGTGACCGGACGCGTGTGGTGATGCGCAACACCAACACCGGAGCGGTCCTCGAGGGACTCGTGGACACCACCGGAGGCGTGGTGCACCACTTCGGCCGGCAGACCGTCCCCGGCACCCGCGCCGGCGGTGTCGCCGTCGGCCTCACCTTCCGTGAACCGGCAGGCGGCACGACCGGTTTACTGCTTCCCACCGGCCGGGCCGCAGAGGAACTGCGGGTCGGCACCGCCGGGCCGGTACGGGTGAGCATGGTGGACGCCGGGGCCCCGGTCGTCCTCGTCGACGCCGGCAGCGCCGGTCGCACCGGTGCCGAGACGCTGGAGCGCATGCAGGCGGAGGTCCCCTGGCTGCGCACGGTGCGGCATGCCGCCGCGCCTCTGATGGGCCTGTTCGAACCGGGGCTCCATCCGGGTGCGGAACCCGGCGACGCAGTACCCAAGGTGGGCCTGGTCGGTCCCCCGGTGCCGTACACCACCACTCTCGGCGAACGCGTCGCCTCCGAGGACTACGACATCTCGGTGCGCATGCTCACCATGAACGCCCCCCACCCGGCGGTCGGCCTGACCTCCGCCGTCGCCGTCGCGGCGGCGGGGTTGCTGGAGGACTCCGTGGTCTCCCGGGCCGCCGGAGGTCCCACCGACGAGTGGCTGCGCCTCGGCACCCCCGCCGGCGTGGTCGCGGTCCGCTGCACGGACGTGGCGGACGGCCTGCCTCGCCGCGTCACCGTGCAGCGGGCGGCGCGGCTGCTGGCCGACGCACGCATCTACGTACCGGAAACGGGCAGCCCGCAAGCCGCCTGA
- a CDS encoding type B 50S ribosomal protein L31 yields MQQDKHPDYHPVVFRDRAAGYAFLTRSTATSDQTIEWDDGETYPVVDVEISSESHPFYTGKARTVDSEGRVAAFERRYGGG; encoded by the coding sequence ATGCAGCAGGACAAGCACCCCGACTACCACCCCGTCGTCTTCCGCGACCGGGCCGCCGGTTACGCGTTCCTGACCCGGTCCACCGCGACCAGCGACCAGACCATCGAGTGGGACGACGGCGAGACCTACCCGGTCGTGGACGTGGAGATCTCCTCGGAGAGCCACCCCTTCTACACGGGCAAGGCCCGCACGGTGGACTCGGAGGGCCGGGTCGCCGCGTTCGAGCGGCGGTACGGCGGCGGCTGA
- a CDS encoding LysR family transcriptional regulator: protein MLNVRRLLLLTEATERGSLTAAAEALGMTTSAASQQMSLLEQEAGQPLIERLPRGIRPTPAGAALAERGQRIRRELRAAQADLDSFTALDQGTLRLGSFPTASASLLPLALTRFRRRHAGVRIEVRAGVLAELREMLHTGEVEQALLWDYEWNRLDDPALTLTHLLDDPTVLVVPADSPLRARPSVRLGDLADQEWIIRADNHPVADVLRRSCRQAGFEPRIAYSSHDYQEAQAMVAAGLGIALAPRLALTSRRSDVRLLPFASDVPAPTRRILLTRAQARPATPPAQAMARVLRTVAQRFAAPGLHRAQLGAVRRG, encoded by the coding sequence ATGTTGAACGTACGCCGCCTGCTGCTGCTCACCGAGGCCACCGAGCGCGGCTCGCTCACCGCCGCGGCGGAGGCGCTGGGCATGACCACCTCCGCCGCCTCCCAGCAGATGTCTCTGCTGGAGCAGGAGGCCGGGCAGCCACTGATCGAGCGGCTGCCGCGCGGTATCCGCCCCACCCCGGCGGGCGCCGCACTGGCCGAACGCGGGCAGAGGATCCGCCGCGAACTGCGCGCGGCTCAGGCCGACCTGGACTCCTTCACCGCCCTCGACCAGGGCACGCTGCGGCTCGGTTCCTTCCCCACGGCGAGCGCCTCCCTGCTGCCGCTCGCGCTCACCCGATTTCGCCGCCGCCACGCCGGCGTCCGTATCGAGGTACGCGCCGGGGTCCTCGCGGAGCTCCGCGAGATGCTGCACACCGGCGAGGTGGAGCAGGCCCTGCTCTGGGACTACGAATGGAACCGCCTCGACGATCCGGCGCTCACGCTGACCCACCTCCTCGACGACCCCACGGTGCTGGTCGTTCCCGCCGACTCACCGTTGCGCGCACGCCCCTCCGTGCGCCTCGGCGACCTCGCGGACCAGGAGTGGATCATTCGTGCCGACAACCATCCCGTCGCCGACGTCCTGCGCCGCAGCTGCCGTCAGGCAGGGTTCGAGCCGCGCATCGCCTACTCCTCGCACGACTACCAGGAGGCCCAGGCCATGGTCGCCGCCGGACTCGGCATCGCCCTCGCGCCCCGCCTTGCCCTCACCAGCCGCCGCAGCGACGTCCGCCTCCTGCCGTTCGCCTCCGACGTGCCCGCCCCCACCCGCCGCATCCTCCTCACCCGCGCCCAAGCCCGCCCCGCCACCCCGCCCGCGCAGGCCATGGCTCGCGTGCTGCGCACGGTGGCGCAGCGGTTTGCCGCCCCCGGCCTGCACCGAGCCCAGCTCGGCGCGGTCCGACGGGGCTGA
- a CDS encoding acyl-CoA thioesterase, giving the protein MTTNPAERLVDLLDLEQIEVNIFRGRSPQESLQRVFGGQVAGQAMVAAGRTTDGDRPVHSLHAYFLRPGIPGVPIVYQVERVRDGRSFTTRRVTAVQQGRTIFNLTASFHKPEEGGFEHQLPPARKVPDPESLPTVTDEIREHLGALPEQLERMARRQPFDIRYVDRLRWTTEEVADAEPRSAVWMRAVGPLGDDPLVHTCALTYASDMTLLDAVRIPVEPLWGPRGFDMASLDHAMWFHRPFRADDWLLYDQESPIAVGGRGLARGRIYDREGQLVVSVVQEGLFRRLG; this is encoded by the coding sequence ATGACGACGAACCCGGCCGAGAGACTGGTCGACCTGCTCGATCTGGAGCAGATCGAGGTCAACATCTTCCGTGGCCGCAGCCCGCAGGAATCCCTCCAGCGGGTGTTCGGCGGCCAGGTGGCGGGCCAGGCCATGGTCGCCGCCGGCCGCACCACGGACGGTGACCGTCCCGTGCACTCGCTGCACGCGTACTTCCTGCGCCCGGGCATCCCGGGCGTGCCGATCGTCTACCAGGTCGAGCGGGTGCGCGACGGGCGGTCGTTCACGACCCGCCGGGTCACGGCCGTGCAGCAGGGCCGTACGATCTTCAATCTCACCGCCTCCTTCCACAAGCCGGAGGAGGGCGGCTTCGAGCACCAGCTGCCGCCCGCCCGCAAGGTCCCGGACCCGGAGTCCCTGCCCACGGTCACGGACGAGATCCGGGAGCATCTGGGCGCGCTGCCCGAGCAGTTGGAGCGGATGGCCCGCCGCCAGCCCTTCGACATCCGCTATGTGGACCGGCTGCGCTGGACCACCGAGGAGGTCGCGGACGCCGAGCCGCGCAGCGCCGTGTGGATGCGCGCGGTCGGGCCGCTCGGCGACGACCCGCTCGTGCACACCTGCGCCCTCACCTACGCCAGCGACATGACCCTCCTGGACGCCGTCCGCATCCCGGTCGAGCCGCTGTGGGGCCCGCGGGGCTTCGACATGGCGTCCCTGGACCACGCCATGTGGTTCCACCGCCCGTTCCGCGCGGACGACTGGCTGCTGTACGACCAGGAGTCGCCGATCGCGGTGGGCGGCAGGGGCCTGGCACGTGGGCGGATCTACGACCGCGAGGGGCAACTGGTCGTTTCGGTCGTTCAGGAGGGGCTCTTCCGCAGGCTGGGCTGA
- a CDS encoding ABC transporter ATP-binding protein: MIGVAPPAYDPAAPTTANTLPVGAPTTVRAYVAELLRRHRRAFLLLVGVNTVAVVASMAGPWLLGGVVERVSDGARDLRLELTAGLFVAALAVQALFVRQVRLRGAMLGERMLADLREDFLVRSVGLPPGVLERAGTGDLLSRITTDIDRLANAMREAVPQLSIGVVWVVLLMGGLVVTAPPLALAVLLALPLLIVGCRWYFRRAPAAYRSEAAGYAAVAAALAETVDAGRTVEAHRLGDRRVALSERRIREWTAWERYTLWLRSVLFPVINVTHVTVLASVLLVGGVFALHGWIDVGQLTTGALIAQMLVDPVGMILRWYDELQVAQVSLARLVGVRDIEPDAGDPSVSPDGRHVHADRVHFGYLEGVDVLRKVSLQVSPGTRLALVGPSGAGKSTLGRLLAGIYAPRDGRITLGSAELSRMPAERVRAHVALVNQEHHVFVGSLRDNLRLARTGAGDAELWAALGAVDADDWARALDDGLDTEVGSGGLTLTPAQAQQIALARLVLADPHTLVLDEATSLLDPRAARHLERSLAKVLDGRTVVAIAHRLHTAHDADVIAVVENGRISELGSHEELVAADGAYAALWRSWHG, translated from the coding sequence ATGATCGGCGTGGCGCCACCGGCGTACGACCCGGCGGCCCCGACGACGGCGAACACCCTGCCGGTCGGTGCCCCCACGACCGTCCGCGCCTACGTGGCCGAACTGCTGCGCCGGCACCGCCGGGCGTTCCTGCTGCTCGTCGGCGTCAACACGGTCGCCGTCGTCGCCTCGATGGCCGGTCCGTGGCTGCTGGGCGGAGTCGTGGAGCGGGTGTCCGACGGAGCGCGGGACCTGCGGCTGGAACTCACCGCGGGGCTGTTCGTGGCGGCGCTGGCCGTCCAGGCCCTGTTCGTCCGCCAGGTGCGGCTGCGCGGCGCGATGCTCGGCGAGCGGATGCTGGCCGACCTGCGCGAGGACTTCCTCGTACGGTCGGTCGGGCTGCCGCCCGGTGTGCTGGAGCGGGCCGGGACCGGCGATCTGCTGTCACGGATCACCACGGACATCGACCGGCTGGCCAACGCCATGCGCGAGGCCGTGCCGCAGTTGTCGATCGGCGTGGTGTGGGTGGTGCTGCTGATGGGCGGGCTGGTCGTCACGGCGCCGCCGCTGGCGCTCGCCGTGCTGCTCGCCCTGCCGCTGCTGATCGTCGGCTGCCGCTGGTACTTCCGGCGGGCACCGGCCGCCTACCGCTCGGAGGCCGCCGGGTACGCCGCCGTGGCCGCCGCGCTCGCCGAGACCGTGGACGCCGGGCGCACCGTCGAGGCGCACCGCCTCGGCGACCGGCGCGTCGCGTTGTCGGAGCGCCGGATCAGGGAATGGACGGCCTGGGAGCGCTACACGCTGTGGCTGCGGTCGGTCCTCTTCCCGGTCATCAACGTCACCCACGTGACCGTGCTGGCCTCGGTCCTCCTGGTCGGCGGCGTGTTCGCACTGCACGGCTGGATCGACGTCGGCCAGCTCACCACGGGCGCGCTGATCGCCCAGATGCTCGTCGACCCGGTGGGCATGATCCTGCGCTGGTACGACGAGCTCCAGGTGGCCCAGGTGTCGCTGGCCCGGCTCGTCGGGGTCCGGGACATCGAGCCGGACGCCGGCGACCCCTCCGTGTCCCCCGACGGACGCCATGTGCACGCCGACCGGGTGCACTTCGGCTACCTGGAGGGGGTGGACGTCCTGCGCAAGGTGTCCCTGCAGGTGTCCCCCGGCACCCGGCTGGCCCTGGTCGGCCCGTCGGGTGCGGGCAAGTCGACGCTGGGCCGGCTGCTCGCCGGCATCTACGCGCCCCGGGACGGCCGGATCACCCTGGGCAGCGCCGAGCTGTCCCGGATGCCGGCGGAGCGCGTTCGCGCCCATGTCGCCCTCGTCAACCAGGAGCACCACGTCTTCGTTGGCTCCCTGCGCGACAACCTCCGGCTCGCCCGGACCGGCGCCGGCGACGCCGAGCTGTGGGCGGCGCTGGGCGCGGTCGACGCGGACGACTGGGCCCGGGCGCTCGACGACGGGCTGGACACCGAGGTCGGCTCGGGCGGCCTGACGCTCACCCCCGCCCAGGCCCAGCAGATCGCCCTGGCCCGCCTGGTGCTGGCGGACCCGCACACCCTGGTGCTGGACGAGGCGACGTCCCTGCTCGACCCGCGCGCCGCCCGCCACCTGGAACGATCCCTCGCCAAGGTCCTCGACGGCCGCACCGTCGTCGCCATCGCCCACCGCCTCCACACCGCCCACGACGCGGACGTCATCGCCGTCGTCGAGAACGGCCGCATCAGCGAACTGGGCAGCCACGAGGAACTGGTGGCGGCGGACGGGGCGTATGCGGCGTTGTGGAGGTCCTGGCACGGGTGA
- a CDS encoding DEAD/DEAH box helicase — translation MTLIDQLPRTADPDALYEAFESWAGERGLTLYPHQEEALIEVVSGANVIVSTPTGSGKSMIAAGAHFAALARDEVTFYTAPIKALVSEKFFELCKIFGTENVGMLTGDASVNADAPVICCTAEVLASIALRDGKDADVGQVVMDEFHFYAEGDRGWAWQIPILELPQAQFVLMSATLGDVSFFEKDLTRRTGRPTAVVRSATRPVPLSYEYRYTPLTETLTDLLAARQAPVYIVHFTQAQAVERAQALMSINMCSREEKEQIAELIGNFRFTTKFGRNLSRYVRHGIGVHHAGMLPKYRRLVEKLAQAGLLKVICGTDTLGVGVNVPIRTVLFTALTKYDGTRVRTLRAREFHQIAGRAGRAGYDTEGFVVAQAPEHVVENEKALAKAGDDPKKRRKVVRKKAPEGFVAWSEQTFEKLIASEPEPLTSRFRVTHTMLLSVIARPGNAFEAMRHLLEDNHEPRKQQLRHIRRAIAIYRSLLDGGIVEKLDEPDATGRIVRLTVDLQQDFALNQPLSTFALAAFELLDPESPSYALDMVSVVESTLDDPRQILAAQQNKARGEAVAAMKADGVEYEERMERLQDITYPKPLEELLFHAYNTYRKSHPWVGDHPLSPKSVIRDMYERALSFTELVSHYELARTEGIVLRYLASAYKALDHTVPDDLKSEDLEDLIEWLGEMVRQVDSSLLDEWEQLANPEEMTAEEAQEKADEVKPVTANARAFRVLVRNAMFRRVELAALDQVGELGEMDAESGWDADAWGEAMDKYWDEYDDLGTGPDARGPKLLLIEEEPENALWRVRQIFHDPNGDHDWGISAEVDLTASDAEGRAVVRVTDVGQL, via the coding sequence GTGACCCTCATCGATCAGCTGCCGCGGACCGCCGACCCCGACGCCCTGTACGAAGCCTTCGAGTCGTGGGCCGGTGAGCGGGGTCTCACGCTCTATCCCCACCAGGAGGAGGCGCTGATCGAGGTGGTCTCCGGCGCGAACGTGATCGTGTCGACGCCCACCGGGTCCGGCAAGAGCATGATCGCGGCGGGTGCGCACTTCGCCGCTCTGGCCCGGGACGAGGTCACCTTCTACACCGCCCCGATCAAGGCGCTGGTGTCGGAGAAGTTCTTCGAACTGTGCAAGATCTTCGGCACGGAGAACGTCGGCATGCTCACCGGCGACGCCTCCGTCAACGCCGACGCCCCCGTGATCTGCTGCACCGCCGAGGTGCTCGCGTCGATCGCGCTGCGCGACGGCAAGGACGCGGACGTCGGCCAGGTCGTGATGGACGAGTTCCACTTCTACGCGGAGGGCGACCGCGGCTGGGCGTGGCAGATCCCGATCCTGGAGCTGCCGCAGGCGCAGTTCGTGCTGATGTCGGCGACGCTCGGCGACGTCTCCTTCTTCGAGAAGGACCTCACCCGCCGCACCGGCCGCCCGACCGCGGTGGTCCGCTCGGCGACCCGTCCCGTGCCCCTGTCGTACGAGTACCGGTACACGCCGCTCACGGAGACGCTCACCGACCTGCTGGCGGCCCGGCAGGCACCCGTCTACATCGTGCACTTCACGCAGGCGCAGGCCGTGGAGCGGGCGCAGGCGCTGATGAGCATCAACATGTGCTCGCGGGAGGAGAAGGAGCAGATCGCCGAGCTGATCGGCAACTTCCGCTTCACCACCAAGTTCGGCCGCAACCTCTCCCGCTACGTCCGGCACGGCATCGGCGTCCACCACGCCGGCATGCTGCCCAAGTACCGCCGCCTGGTGGAGAAGCTGGCGCAGGCCGGCCTGCTGAAGGTCATCTGCGGCACGGACACCCTGGGCGTGGGCGTCAACGTGCCCATCCGCACGGTGCTGTTCACGGCCCTCACCAAGTACGACGGCACCCGCGTACGCACCCTGCGCGCCCGGGAGTTCCACCAGATCGCGGGGCGCGCCGGGCGGGCCGGTTACGACACGGAGGGCTTCGTCGTCGCGCAGGCGCCCGAGCACGTCGTCGAGAACGAGAAGGCCCTCGCCAAGGCCGGTGACGATCCGAAGAAGCGCCGCAAGGTCGTCCGCAAGAAGGCCCCCGAGGGCTTCGTCGCGTGGTCGGAGCAGACCTTCGAGAAGCTCATCGCCTCCGAACCGGAGCCGCTGACCTCCCGGTTCCGGGTGACGCACACGATGCTGCTGTCGGTGATCGCCCGCCCCGGCAACGCCTTCGAGGCGATGCGCCACCTGCTGGAGGACAACCACGAGCCGCGCAAGCAGCAGTTGCGGCACATCCGCCGGGCCATCGCGATCTACCGTTCGCTGCTGGACGGCGGCATCGTCGAGAAGCTCGACGAGCCGGACGCGACCGGCCGCATCGTCCGCCTCACCGTCGACCTCCAGCAGGACTTCGCGCTCAACCAGCCGTTGTCCACGTTCGCACTGGCCGCGTTCGAGCTGCTGGACCCCGAATCGCCGTCGTACGCGCTCGACATGGTGTCCGTGGTGGAGTCCACCCTGGACGACCCGCGGCAGATCCTCGCCGCCCAGCAGAACAAGGCGCGCGGCGAGGCCGTGGCCGCGATGAAGGCGGACGGCGTCGAGTACGAGGAGCGCATGGAGCGCCTCCAGGACATCACGTACCCGAAGCCGCTGGAGGAGCTGCTCTTCCACGCGTACAACACGTACCGCAAGAGCCACCCCTGGGTCGGTGACCATCCGCTGTCGCCGAAGTCGGTCATCCGCGACATGTACGAACGGGCGCTGTCGTTCACCGAGTTGGTGTCCCACTACGAGCTGGCCCGCACCGAGGGCATCGTGCTGCGCTACCTCGCCAGCGCCTACAAGGCCCTCGACCACACCGTCCCGGACGACCTCAAGTCCGAGGACCTCGAGGACCTGATCGAGTGGCTGGGCGAGATGGTGCGCCAGGTCGACTCCAGCCTGCTGGACGAGTGGGAGCAGCTCGCCAACCCGGAGGAGATGACCGCCGAGGAGGCCCAGGAGAAGGCCGACGAGGTCAAACCGGTCACCGCCAACGCGCGTGCCTTCCGCGTCCTGGTCCGCAACGCCATGTTCCGCCGGGTCGAGCTCGCCGCCCTGGACCAGGTCGGGGAACTGGGCGAGATGGACGCGGAGTCCGGCTGGGACGCCGACGCGTGGGGCGAGGCGATGGACAAGTACTGGGACGAGTACGACGACCTCGGCACCGGCCCCGACGCCCGCGGCCCCAAGCTGCTGCTCATCGAGGAGGAGCCGGAGAACGCCCTGTGGCGGGTCCGGCAGATCTTCCACGATCCCAACGGCGACCACGACTGGGGCATCAGCGCGGAGGTCGACCTCACCGCCTCCGACGCGGAGGGCCGCGCGGTCGTCCGGGTCACCGACGTCGGCCAGCTGTGA
- a CDS encoding DUF5709 domain-containing protein, with product MNSSDGWGDDVYQPDQDEQREDTGLLDTEDTLENDGVDDPLDRGWSPPERPWAVEHLGVTAAERRRGETLDQRLAEELPEPVAPDGDGLGDCQGTDGELLDNEVGAARSGRLVAPDEGAHEDEESALVAMDVGIDGAAASAEEAAVHIVDEDTLSG from the coding sequence GTGAACAGCTCCGACGGCTGGGGAGACGATGTCTACCAGCCGGACCAAGACGAGCAGAGGGAGGACACGGGGCTGCTCGACACCGAGGACACCCTGGAGAACGACGGCGTCGACGATCCCCTGGACCGGGGCTGGTCCCCTCCCGAGCGGCCCTGGGCCGTCGAGCACCTCGGCGTGACGGCGGCCGAGCGGCGGCGGGGGGAGACGCTGGACCAGCGGCTCGCCGAGGAGCTGCCGGAACCCGTCGCGCCGGACGGTGACGGTCTCGGGGACTGCCAGGGCACCGACGGGGAACTCCTGGACAACGAGGTCGGCGCCGCCCGCTCCGGCCGGCTGGTGGCCCCCGACGAGGGCGCGCACGAGGACGAGGAGAGCGCGCTGGTCGCCATGGACGTGGGCATCGACGGCGCGGCGGCGTCGGCCGAGGAGGCAGCCGTGCACATCGTCGACGAGGACACCCTGTCCGGCTGA